In Candidatus Zixiibacteriota bacterium, the genomic window ACCAAGAGCACAGACACGTCCTCAAAATACTCGCATCTGGTGCCCGCAAGCGAAAACGAATCATACGCGAGTCCGGCATCACCGGTATATACAAATGGAAGTATTATTCTGTCGATTTCGATGTCGTTCCGACTCGTGACTGACACCCCGACGGACTGACCGTACAATCCCCGCTCGTTGGAGAAGTTGAGCGAATCGAGCAACGCTACGATGCACTCCGGGCGATTCATTGAATAATCTCCGCTCGGAGTCTCAACTGTCAGAAAGATATCAAAGACTCCGGGGGCATCGTAGACGTGCGTTGGGTTCTCAGTGAAAGCCGAGTCGCCGTCACCGAAATCCCAAATCCACTCGATTGGTGTGTCAGGGGCCTCGCCTGTGAATGCTACAGTGAAAGGCACCTTGCCCAAACGACCATCGGCGTTGAAGATCGCCAGCACAGACTCCATCGCCGCCCTGAGATCAGGCAGTGGGCCGATATTCTGGCTGGTGGGTTCACCCTGCGGAGTTCCGGTGCTCTGCAAAATGTCGACTATCTCATCGCGTGTAAGCACTGTCCCGTAGGCATGCTCGTAAGCTCCCCGGAGCGCAGCAACAGCCCCGACAACGATCGGGGAAGCGCCGGATGTACCGCCGAAATCCGCCGTATAATAATGCGCCGTGTCACCTTCGGAATAGAGATCACCGTAGCCGAGTGTGTATATCTCCGATCCCCATCCCTGCAGATCAAGTCGCTCTCCGTAGGATGTGAACCACTCCGGAGAATGACTGGTAGGAGTTCCCGCACCAACGAGTATGGCGCCGGAATGCCTGTAGTCGGGGTCGAAGAGATTTCCGTACCAATAACTATCATCCAGATCCTGGTGACCGTTCGCACCCGCTTCCACTACAATCCGTCCGTTAGCACTCGCCGCGCTGATGGCATCGAATGCCGCCTGGTAAAACTCAATCGGGACGTAATTGCCACCATTTGGACCAGCCTCCTGCAGCTCAATGAGGATGATATCACCTGCATCGATATTGTCTGAAGCGAGATCGATTGCGTCGGCGTTGCTCATCGTCCCGATCGAGACAGTGTTCAGACTTACGCCAAATGCGATGCCCGTGACGCCGACACCATTTGAATCTGCTGCTATCTCCCCCAGAACCGCAGTGCCGTGATTGAACCAAATTGGATCGAGGATTAACGCGCCTCCGAGATGAATATCACCGTGAGCCTTGGAGAGATCCTCATGCGAAAATACCCAGTTGCCCTCAATATCGCAGACTCGGATACTCTCGCCTTTGGACCCCGGAATCCCCCACGAAAAATAGGCATCTATGCCCTGAGGCGCCGGATTCAGATAACCCTGATCGGGCTGCCAATTGGGTGTCGGCAATGGCTCAAATGCGGGCATAGGAATAGGCTGAGGATATACGGTCTCTATTTCGGGGAGGGCATTCAGCCGCTGGAGAAGATCGACAGCATCAGTCGAGGCGTCGAGAGTCAACTTAAAGTAAAGGTTTAAGTCCGCAAGCTCGCGATTGCCCATTGCCTGACCAGAGATTCGATCGGCATCCAGCTCAGATTCGGATCGAGAGAAATATCGATCTATACTGATTCCCGGATCATCGAGAATATTACCGGCAGCTAGAGTATCAGCACCTGCAAGGCTCACGAGTCGATCACCCCGCAGCCTGACATCAGTCCCTTCACGAAATTTGAGGACAATTATGTCGGAGCGAAATCCATCCGGAATCTTGTTGAATGCAATCTTAGGCGCAGGACGGCGTGGTAGGAAATCCTCGCCGAAGAACCTTCCTGCCGATGCGTCAGAGACACAGAGGCACAGCAGGATGCATGTCAGAATAATCTGGCAGCGAGATCGCATATCAATCCTCCATGACGTTATAATCTGTATCGAACGCACGGTATCCGACAATTAGTGAGTATATTTTGTATGCTAAATATAATTTACGCTATAGTCCCCAATCCGCAAGGACAAAGTGTGCCAATTCACTCGCATCAGACAACTTGCGATATCAGTCAAACCAGGGTATAATCTAGTTGGTAGCAGATGATCCCTATGATGCTCCGTGGGCGGCAAATGTCACCATCTGGCCCGAAATGACGA contains:
- a CDS encoding S8 family serine peptidase, which encodes MRSRCQIILTCILLCLCVSDASAGRFFGEDFLPRRPAPKIAFNKIPDGFRSDIIVLKFREGTDVRLRGDRLVSLAGADTLAAGNILDDPGISIDRYFSRSESELDADRISGQAMGNRELADLNLYFKLTLDASTDAVDLLQRLNALPEIETVYPQPIPMPAFEPLPTPNWQPDQGYLNPAPQGIDAYFSWGIPGSKGESIRVCDIEGNWVFSHEDLSKAHGDIHLGGALILDPIWFNHGTAVLGEIAADSNGVGVTGIAFGVSLNTVSIGTMSNADAIDLASDNIDAGDIILIELQEAGPNGGNYVPIEFYQAAFDAISAASANGRIVVEAGANGHQDLDDSYWYGNLFDPDYRHSGAILVGAGTPTSHSPEWFTSYGERLDLQGWGSEIYTLGYGDLYSEGDTAHYYTADFGGTSGASPIVVGAVAALRGAYEHAYGTVLTRDEIVDILQSTGTPQGEPTSQNIGPLPDLRAAMESVLAIFNADGRLGKVPFTVAFTGEAPDTPIEWIWDFGDGDSAFTENPTHVYDAPGVFDIFLTVETPSGDYSMNRPECIVALLDSLNFSNERGLYGQSVGVSVTSRNDIEIDRIILPFVYTGDAGLAYDSFSLAGTRCEYFEDVSVLLVNPGARLMTLMLEADGGGGSLPLPPGSGEIIRLYFTVGSQTYGASSSVDSMSALTFSLKYRSLFGSYTPYCQTGSITVSGPDGDADASGAIDIDDVVYLIQYIFAGGPEPLPYSVGDADCSGEVDIDDAVYLIAYIFGGGPPPGCP